A region from the Pirellulales bacterium genome encodes:
- a CDS encoding alpha-L-fucosidase yields the protein MHAQRPLRIISLALLPFVVAKMPSAATPARAADAAASTSATSDAEETPAEHDARMAWWRNARFGMFIHWGVYSVPAGTYDGKKINGIGEWIQNYGEIPMDKYAAYPKQFDPVKFNANEWVSLAKAAGMKYIVITSKHHDGFAMFKSDASPFNIVDDTPFKRDPLKELAAACQKQGIKLGFYYSQSQDWNHPGGAVIRRGSRKTDWWDPAQQGSFDDYLQTVAIPQVKEILSNYGPVAVLWWDTPREMTKERAAALHDLLKLQPGIISNNRLGGGFQGDTETPEQTIPAKGFPGRDWETCMTINDTWGYKSYDTNFKSTRRLLHNLIDIASKGGNYLLNVGPNAEGEIPEPEQLRLREMGEWLKVNGEAIYGTSASPFEKQLKWGRCMQKNGKLYLSVFDWPTDGKLLVPLLNERATASLLIEPNKPLPVKATPDGLVIDVPTTAPDENTTMIVLQPEGELKFAAIPLPKQAEDGTIRLTPQDADISGGAGVEGESVQNIGHWRTTKDAISWKIGVNHPGKFDVTLLYAQSNDRDGASFTFTAQNQSLSGTVQGTKNANTYEEMKLGTIEISQPSAVKFAIKADKVPENKYVMNLRNITLTPVP from the coding sequence ATGCACGCCCAGCGCCCGCTACGAATAATATCTCTAGCATTACTGCCATTTGTTGTTGCCAAAATGCCCAGTGCCGCTACGCCAGCCCGCGCCGCTGATGCCGCCGCTTCGACTTCAGCAACTTCTGATGCGGAAGAAACTCCTGCCGAGCACGATGCGCGCATGGCTTGGTGGCGAAATGCCCGGTTCGGCATGTTCATTCACTGGGGCGTCTATTCCGTTCCCGCCGGCACTTACGACGGCAAAAAAATAAATGGCATCGGCGAATGGATTCAAAATTACGGCGAAATTCCAATGGACAAATACGCCGCGTACCCCAAGCAATTCGATCCTGTAAAGTTCAACGCCAATGAATGGGTTTCGCTGGCCAAAGCAGCCGGCATGAAATACATTGTCATTACTTCGAAGCATCACGACGGCTTTGCCATGTTCAAATCGGATGCTTCTCCATTCAACATCGTCGACGATACGCCGTTCAAACGCGACCCGCTGAAGGAATTGGCCGCCGCCTGCCAGAAGCAGGGTATTAAATTAGGCTTTTATTATTCACAATCGCAAGATTGGAACCATCCGGGCGGCGCGGTCATCCGCCGCGGCAGCCGCAAAACCGATTGGTGGGATCCAGCACAACAAGGCTCGTTTGACGACTATTTGCAAACCGTGGCAATTCCACAGGTGAAGGAAATCCTTTCAAACTACGGTCCGGTTGCTGTGCTGTGGTGGGATACGCCCCGTGAAATGACGAAAGAACGAGCCGCTGCGCTGCACGATTTGCTAAAGCTGCAGCCTGGCATCATCAGCAACAATCGCCTTGGAGGCGGCTTCCAAGGCGATACCGAAACGCCCGAGCAAACCATTCCCGCCAAAGGCTTTCCGGGCCGCGACTGGGAAACGTGCATGACCATTAATGACACCTGGGGATACAAATCGTACGACACCAATTTCAAATCGACCCGGCGGCTGTTGCATAATTTGATCGACATTGCCAGCAAAGGCGGCAATTATCTGCTGAATGTAGGTCCCAATGCCGAAGGCGAAATTCCGGAGCCGGAGCAACTGCGGCTACGCGAAATGGGCGAGTGGTTGAAGGTGAACGGCGAAGCCATTTACGGCACGTCAGCCAGCCCGTTTGAAAAGCAATTGAAATGGGGTCGTTGCATGCAAAAAAATGGCAAGTTGTATCTGAGCGTGTTTGATTGGCCAACCGACGGCAAGTTGCTGGTGCCTTTGCTCAACGAAAGAGCGACCGCATCGCTGTTGATTGAACCAAACAAACCGCTTCCCGTGAAGGCCACGCCGGACGGGTTGGTAATCGACGTGCCAACCACCGCGCCCGACGAAAACACCACCATGATTGTTCTGCAGCCCGAAGGGGAGCTTAAATTCGCTGCCATTCCGCTGCCCAAACAAGCGGAAGACGGAACCATTCGCTTGACGCCGCAAGATGCCGACATTTCCGGCGGGGCAGGCGTGGAAGGGGAATCCGTTCAGAACATCGGCCACTGGCGCACTACCAAAGATGCCATCAGTTGGAAAATCGGAGTCAACCACCCAGGCAAATTCGACGTAACGCTGTTGTACGCCCAATCAAATGATCGGGATGGTGCCAGCTTCACGTTCACCGCGCAAAATCAATCGCTTAGCGGGACGGTGCAAGGGACGAAAAACGCGAACACTTACGAGGAAATGAAATTGGGCACGATTGAAATCAGCCAGCCGAGCGCGGTTAAATTCGCCATCAAGGCCGACAAAGTGCCCGAAAATAAATACGTGATGAATTTGCGGAACATCACGCTGACGCCGGTCCCCTGA